In Natronolimnobius baerhuensis, a single window of DNA contains:
- a CDS encoding alpha-N-arabinofuranosidase has protein sequence MADAELTVHTEAVIGHVDPAVHGHFSEHLGRCIYDGIWRRDGDEEVGYREDVFQLLNDIELPVLRWPGGCFADDYHWEDGIGPREDRPRRRNLFWAQGPEELPEESNAFGTDEFLEFCEEIDTEPYLATNVGSGDPQEAADWVEYCNYDGDTELANRRRKNGREEPYDVKYWGIGNENWGCGGQMTPEQYADEYRRFATYVGTTDNLMLDHDLELIACGFEQHEWNRRFLEKVNDSPWGVEFPLDHLTFHHYYGRTMSVSEADEDDYDTFLADALEMSDHIETIAGAIDAVATTRDIGVIVDEWGAWHVEATADNGLEQPGTVLDALSAAAALDIFNHHSDVVTMTNIAQTVNVLQCLVETDDDEAWARPTYHVFDAYAPHQDNDAVQTTVTTPSRDLEDDRDLPLVQGSASTDGDETFISLTNLDCREAQTVDVRVEGATPDSVEATLLFADNDPKTEVGPDNADEFEPEPTDVDVDGNTISVDLPPATVATLEMT, from the coding sequence ATGGCTGATGCAGAGCTAACGGTTCATACAGAGGCAGTTATCGGACACGTTGATCCAGCGGTACACGGCCACTTCTCCGAACATCTCGGACGATGTATCTACGATGGGATCTGGCGACGTGACGGCGATGAGGAGGTCGGCTACCGCGAGGACGTGTTCCAACTGCTCAACGACATCGAACTGCCGGTGCTTCGCTGGCCCGGCGGCTGTTTCGCCGACGACTACCACTGGGAAGATGGGATCGGACCGCGCGAGGACCGCCCACGCCGTCGCAACCTCTTCTGGGCGCAGGGACCCGAGGAACTACCCGAAGAATCGAACGCCTTCGGCACCGACGAGTTCCTCGAGTTCTGTGAGGAAATCGACACCGAACCCTACCTGGCTACGAACGTCGGGTCGGGCGACCCACAGGAAGCCGCCGACTGGGTCGAGTACTGTAACTACGACGGCGACACGGAACTCGCCAACCGACGCCGCAAAAACGGACGCGAGGAACCCTACGACGTGAAATACTGGGGCATTGGGAACGAAAACTGGGGCTGTGGCGGCCAGATGACCCCTGAGCAGTACGCCGACGAGTATCGACGGTTCGCAACCTACGTCGGCACCACGGACAACCTGATGCTCGATCATGACCTCGAACTCATCGCCTGCGGGTTCGAACAACACGAGTGGAACCGGCGCTTCCTAGAAAAGGTCAACGACTCGCCGTGGGGCGTCGAGTTCCCACTCGACCACCTCACCTTCCACCACTACTACGGCCGGACGATGAGCGTCTCCGAGGCCGACGAGGACGACTACGATACGTTCCTCGCGGACGCCCTCGAGATGAGCGACCACATCGAGACCATTGCGGGAGCCATCGACGCCGTCGCGACGACCCGTGACATCGGCGTTATCGTTGACGAGTGGGGGGCCTGGCACGTCGAAGCGACGGCCGACAACGGCCTCGAGCAGCCCGGCACCGTCCTCGATGCGCTCTCGGCCGCGGCGGCGCTCGACATCTTCAATCACCACAGCGACGTGGTGACGATGACGAACATCGCCCAGACGGTCAACGTCCTCCAGTGTCTCGTCGAAACCGACGACGACGAGGCCTGGGCGCGCCCGACCTACCACGTCTTCGATGCCTACGCGCCACACCAGGACAACGACGCCGTCCAGACGACGGTCACGACACCGTCGCGCGACCTCGAGGACGACCGGGACCTGCCGCTGGTCCAGGGGTCGGCATCAACCGACGGCGACGAGACGTTCATCTCGCTGACGAACCTCGACTGCCGCGAGGCACAGACGGTCGACGTGCGTGTCGAAGGCGCAACGCCCGACTCGGTCGAGGCAACATTGCTGTTCGCTGACAACGATCCAAAGACCGAGGTCGGCCCCGACAACGCCGACGAGTTCGAGCCAGAACCAACCGACGTCGACGTCGACGGGAACACGATTTCCGTCGACCTGCCGCCAGCGACAGTCGCGACGCTCGAGATGACCTGA